In Pseudomonas sp. PDM14, a genomic segment contains:
- the rimK gene encoding 30S ribosomal protein S6--L-glutamate ligase, whose translation MKIAILSRNPRLYSTRRLVEAGHERGHEMMVIDTLRAYMNIASHKPQIHYRGQPLLGFDAVIPRIGASVTFYGCAVLRQFEMQGVFPLNESVAISRSRDKLRSLQLLSRRGVGLPVTGFAHSPDDIPDLIQMVNGAPLVIKVLEGTQGIGVVLCETEKAAESVIEAFMGLKQNIMVQEYIKEAGGADIRCFVVGDKVIAAMKRQAKPGEFRSNLHRGGSASLIKITPEERMTAIRAAKVMGLSVAGVDILRSNHGPLVMEVNSSPGLEGIETTTGKDVASMIIQYIEKNGGPHLTRTKGKG comes from the coding sequence ATGAAGATCGCCATTCTGTCGCGCAACCCGCGCCTGTACTCGACCCGACGCCTGGTGGAGGCCGGCCATGAGCGTGGCCATGAAATGATGGTGATCGACACGCTGCGCGCGTACATGAACATCGCCAGCCACAAGCCGCAGATCCACTATCGCGGCCAGCCGCTGCTGGGCTTCGACGCGGTGATCCCGCGGATCGGCGCCTCGGTGACCTTCTACGGCTGCGCCGTGCTGCGCCAGTTCGAGATGCAGGGCGTGTTCCCGCTCAACGAGTCGGTGGCGATCAGCCGCTCGCGTGACAAGCTGCGTTCGCTGCAACTGCTCTCGCGGCGTGGCGTGGGCCTGCCGGTGACCGGCTTCGCCCACTCGCCGGACGACATTCCCGACCTGATCCAGATGGTCAACGGCGCGCCGCTGGTGATCAAGGTGCTCGAAGGCACCCAGGGCATCGGCGTGGTGCTGTGCGAAACCGAGAAGGCCGCCGAGTCGGTGATCGAGGCCTTCATGGGCCTGAAGCAGAACATCATGGTGCAGGAATACATCAAGGAAGCCGGCGGCGCCGACATCCGCTGCTTCGTGGTCGGCGACAAGGTCATCGCAGCGATGAAGCGTCAGGCTAAACCCGGCGAGTTCCGCTCCAACCTGCACCGCGGCGGCAGCGCCAGCCTGATCAAGATCACCCCCGAGGAACGCATGACCGCTATCCGCGCCGCCAAGGTCATGGGCCTGTCGGTGGCCGGCGTCGACATCCTGCGCTCCAACCACGGTCCGCTGGTGATGGAGGTCAACTCCTCGCCCGGCCTCGAAGGCATCGAGACCACCACCGGCAAGGACGTGGCCAGCATGATCATCCAGTACATCGAGAAGAACGGCGGCCCGCACCTGACCCGGACCAAGGGCAAGGGCTGA
- a CDS encoding ATP-dependent zinc protease encodes MVGLRAKIDTGASTSALHASDIQPFQRDGVAWVRFTAHFGTQVQRRHRCEAPLVTVKTIKSSNGQAQVRYVIRTSLSLGDRMWPVEFTLACRKTMRYRVLLGSKALVDAQLVVNPALTYVQEKPLLSNLSGAQ; translated from the coding sequence ATGGTCGGCCTGCGGGCGAAGATCGACACCGGCGCCAGCACCTCCGCCCTGCATGCCAGCGACATCCAGCCCTTTCAGCGCGATGGCGTGGCCTGGGTGCGCTTCACCGCGCATTTCGGCACCCAGGTGCAACGCCGCCACCGCTGCGAAGCGCCGCTGGTGACGGTGAAGACCATCAAGAGTTCGAACGGCCAGGCGCAGGTGCGCTACGTGATTCGCACGAGCCTGTCGCTGGGTGATCGGATGTGGCCGGTGGAGTTCACCCTGGCCTGCCGCAAGACCATGCGCTACCGCGTGCTGCTCGGCTCCAAGGCGCTGGTCGACGCCCAGCTGGTGGTCAACCCGGCGCTGACCTACGTGCAAGAAAAACCGTTGCTCTCCAACCTTTCCGGTGCCCAATGA